AGCCGTCAAAGTGCTAAGCCCCAAAAGATTAGTCCTACTGGCTTAGCACGCTTTTTACTTTAATTACCTAACACTAGACCACCTAACTTTCGGATAAAGCTATGACAAGACAATATTGGAGCCTGTTGCCTATTTTTCTATGCGGGTCACTATCTTTTACAGCCCAAGCCAACACCCTAGACGTCCCCCAGCACTACAATTACCTGGAAGCATCCTACGCTTACCAAAGCACTGACTGGGGGCCGTTTGAAGAAGAGAACAACATTACCCTTTTAGCCAGCGCGGCAATTTTTGAGTACGCCCATGTTCATGCTCGTTATAACAATGGCGATACCTTTTTACCAAAAGGTGTGAGACAGGATGGCTGGCTAACTTACGGGATTGGTTTTCACTATTACACCAGCGCCGCCACTTCGTTCTTTATTGGCTACGACAAGCACGAGCTCAAAGCCCACCAATCCAGCCGGCGGCCAGATCAAGACGGCAACGAGTGGAAAGCTGGGGTTCGCCACGATATCAACGACCAATGGCGAGTAACATTGGAAGCAGGCGAGCATGATTTGGTTGTGGAAGACGACACCACGTTTATCGTTGAGGCGCTTTATCAACCGTTTACAAACGATGTTGGCTTTACATTCCGGGTACGTGATTACGATGAGCTGGATTTAAGCTCCTATGAACTTGGGGTGCGCTGGAGCTTTTAGCTTTAAGCAAAGCGCCTATTCAGTTTGTGATAAAATCCCGGCCTCTTTGGCCCGGCCCTACAGAATCACAAACACCAATGACGCATAAACACGACAACTACTACGCTGATAAGCACAAGAGACTAGACCGCTTTGCATTTAACGAGCAGGTGGTTGAAGTCTTTCCAGATATGATTCAGCGCTCGGTGCCGGGCTATGCCACCATTATCGCAATGACGGGCATTATTGCCGGCCGCTACGCCCAACCCGGCAGTAATGGCTATGATTTAGGCTGCTCTCTGGGTGCCAGCACCTTGGCAATGGACCGAGAAATTCACAACCCTGACTTTACAATCATCGGTGTCGATAATTCTGCGCCGATGATTGAGCGCTGCCAGCACAATATTACCAATAGTCATTGCAACATCGCTTTGCGCTGCGAAGGCATAGAAGACACTCATATTGAAGATGCCTCTGTTGTGGTTTTGAACTTCACGTTGCAATTTGTGCCTGCAGAAAAACGCGACCCATTAATAAAGCGCATCGGCACCGCCATGCGTCCCGGCGGCGTTTTGATTTTGTCAGAAAAAACCTGCTTTGCTGACGAACATATGCAAAACCTGAACACCGAGCTGCACCACGCTTTTAAGCGCGCCAATGGCTACAGCGATATGGAAGTCGCCCAAAAACGCAGCGCACTTGAGAATGTTCTTATTCCAGAAACCCTAGACCGCCACCGCCAGCGTTTAACAAGCGCGGGATTTAACAGCATCGACGTCTGGTTTCAGTGTTTTAATTTCGCATCGCTGGTCGCGATCAAATGATGAATTACGACGATTTTCTGGCCCTACTCGACGGCGAGGAATTTCAAGCATGGCGACATATTCTGCCCGAACAAATTGCAGCAGGATTAAACACAAAGCGCTACGGCGACTTACCTCGCTGGCAAGAAGCCCTCACAAGTCTGCCAAACCTCAGCCCGCAAACAATACATCTAAACACGTCTCGGGTAGGCGTTGATGGCGAGCTTTCCGATGAGGAACAAGCACAACTGCAAAACAACTTGATGGCTCTACATCCTTGGCGCAAAGGCCCCTTTGAGCTATTTGGTGTTCACATTGATACCGAATGGCGCTCGGATTGGAAGTGGGACCGCCTTAAAGACGCCATCAGCCCACTGACCGGACGCAAAGTGCTGGACGTCGGCTGCGGCAGTGGCTACCACTGTTGGCGTATGCGTGGCGCGGGTGCAGAGCTGGTTGTTGGCATCGATCCAACCCCGCTCTTTGTTGTGCAGTATTTCGCCCTGCAAAAATACATTCAAGACCCTCACGTTGCCGTGTTGCCCATGGGCATAGAAGCTGTGCCCGAAAAACTGCGCTGCTTCGACTCGGTTTTTTCAATGGGCATTCTCTATCACCGCCGCTCCCCCATCGACCATCTTTACGCCCTTAAAGACTGCCTTCGGGCCGGAGGCGAATTAATTTTAGAGACGCTGATTATTGAAGGCCGTAAAGGTGAAGTGCTTGTGCCCGAGGGCCGGTACAGCAAAATGGGCAATGTCTGGTTTATCCCTAGCGCCGACACGCTCATAGGCTGGTTACAAAAATGTGGATTTAAAGACGTTAAACTGGTGGATGTTAAGCAAACCAGTCCCCAAGAGCAGCGCGCTACTGATTGGATGCGCTTTCACTCCTTGGCCAATTTTTTAGACCCCGATGATCCAAACCGCACTATAGAAGGCTACCCGGCACCCCGCAGAGGCGTATTTGTGGCCACAGCCCCTTAAGCCAAGACTTGATTTGTTCACAAAACAGTCAATACTTGAATAGATGGCGTCACGCAATTCACAATATGTGTTAGATTTATGACGCTTTTCGGTGCCAGGATGCTATCGGCCAATAAGAGTCTAAATCAGATGCGTAAGGCAAGGATTGCGCTCAATGGAGCAAGTAGACCTAAACAACACGTTACACCTGATTATTCGGGAATGGTTTGAGCAAGCCATACACCGTTACGTCACCCGTTTAGGCGATAACTTCCAGCGCCGAGCCCGCAGCCTCCCCTCAGATCAAGCGCAATCCCTATTAGACCAGTACCAACAAATAGAAAAATGCTACGCCTTAGGAATAGACGCATTTCGGCAACACATTGAAGAGCAGCTAACCAGTCCACGAGACTACCAACACGGCACCCACCCGCAATTAGATCGATTGGCAAAACAGCTATCCGCACAAAGTCAGCCCAATAATATTTGCAGAGTCGCGTCTCCCATGACGGTATTTTCAGGGTTCAGGCCGCTGAGTAATGAACTTGGTATT
The DNA window shown above is from Spongiibacter sp. IMCC21906 and carries:
- the cmoB gene encoding tRNA 5-methoxyuridine(34)/uridine 5-oxyacetic acid(34) synthase CmoB, with the translated sequence MMNYDDFLALLDGEEFQAWRHILPEQIAAGLNTKRYGDLPRWQEALTSLPNLSPQTIHLNTSRVGVDGELSDEEQAQLQNNLMALHPWRKGPFELFGVHIDTEWRSDWKWDRLKDAISPLTGRKVLDVGCGSGYHCWRMRGAGAELVVGIDPTPLFVVQYFALQKYIQDPHVAVLPMGIEAVPEKLRCFDSVFSMGILYHRRSPIDHLYALKDCLRAGGELILETLIIEGRKGEVLVPEGRYSKMGNVWFIPSADTLIGWLQKCGFKDVKLVDVKQTSPQEQRATDWMRFHSLANFLDPDDPNRTIEGYPAPRRGVFVATAP
- the cmoA gene encoding carboxy-S-adenosyl-L-methionine synthase CmoA; this encodes MTHKHDNYYADKHKRLDRFAFNEQVVEVFPDMIQRSVPGYATIIAMTGIIAGRYAQPGSNGYDLGCSLGASTLAMDREIHNPDFTIIGVDNSAPMIERCQHNITNSHCNIALRCEGIEDTHIEDASVVVLNFTLQFVPAEKRDPLIKRIGTAMRPGGVLILSEKTCFADEHMQNLNTELHHAFKRANGYSDMEVAQKRSALENVLIPETLDRHRQRLTSAGFNSIDVWFQCFNFASLVAIK